From Magnolia sinica isolate HGM2019 chromosome 13, MsV1, whole genome shotgun sequence, one genomic window encodes:
- the LOC131222679 gene encoding phospholipid-transporting ATPase 3 isoform X4 produces MSGWDRIRASGSRLGGGGRSRNSQTTVHLGRVQPQHPGHRTIHCNDREANLPVKFKGNSVSTTKYNLFTFLPKGLFEQFRRVANLYFLMISILSTTPISPVHPVTNVVPLSLVLFVSLVKEAFEDWKRLLNDRVINSTPVDVLQGQKWESIPWKKLQVGDLVRIKQDGFFPADILFLASSNPDGVCYIETANLDGETNLKIRKALERTWDYLHPDKAAEFEGEIQCEQPNNSLYTFTGNLITQKQTLPLSPNQILLRGCSLRNTEYIVGAVVFTGHETKVMMNSMNVPSKRSTLERKLDKLILTLFGVLFLMCFIGAIGSGIFINRKYYYLGLREGVEDQFNPSNRFVVAILTMFTLITLYSTIIPISLYVSIEMIKFIQSTQFINKDLHMYHIESNTPALARTSNLNEELGQVEYIFSDKTGTLTRNLMEFFKCSIGGEVYGTGITEIERGAAQRNGLNIDEVKKSAAAVHEKGFNFDDARLMRGGWRNESNAETCKEFFRCLAICHTVLPEGDESPEKITYQAASPDEAALVTAAKNFGFFFYRRTPTMIKVRESHVEKMGKVQDIQYEILNVLEFNSTRKRQSVICRYPNGRLVLYCKGADTVIYERLVDGDNNLKKVTRAHLEQFGSSGLRTLCLAYKDLSSEWYESWNEKFIQAKSSLRDREKKLDEVSELIEKDLILIGSTAIEDKLQEGVPSCIETLSRAGIKIWVLTGDKMETAINIAYACNLINNDMKQFTISSETDAIREVESRGDQVEIARVLRDWVKQELKKCMDDAQHYLHTVSRPKLALIIDGKCLMYALDPTLRVTLLNLSLNCTSVVCCRVSPLQKAQVTSLVKKGARKITLSIGDGANDVSMIQAAHVGVGISGLEGMQAVMASDFAIAQFRFLTDLLLVHGRWSYLRLCKVVTYFFYKNLTFTLTQFWFTFQTGFSGQRFYDDWFQSLYNVIFTALPVIILGLFDKDVSATLSKKYPQLYKEGIRNTFFKWRVVAVWAFFSVFQSLVLYHSTVAASRSSLNTSGKMIGLWDVSTMAFTCVVVTVNLRLLMACNLITRWHHISIGGSILAWFIFIFIYSGIMTPYDRQDSKMAFPLRLSDYSGNPQK; encoded by the exons ATGAGCGGATGGGATAGGATTAGGGCATCGGGTTCCCGTCTTGGAGGAGGAGGGAGGTCGAGGAATTCGCAAACGACCGTCCATCTCGGCCGTGTCCAGCCCCAGCACCCCGGCCACCGCACGATCCACTGCAATGATCGCGAGGCAAACCTTCCTGTCAAATTCAAG GGGAATTCTGTATCAACAACAAAGTACAATCTTTTCACCTTCTTGCCAAAGGGTTTGTTTGAGCAG TTCAGGCGGGTGGCAAACTTGTACTTTCTTATGATCTCAATCTTGTCTACAACACCAATCAG TCCTGTGCATCCTGTTACGAACGTGGTCCCACTGAGTCTAGTGCTTTTTGTATCTCTTGTTAAGGAAGCATTTGAGGATTGG AAGCGCTTGCTCAATGACAGAGTGATAAATAGTACACCTGTTGATGTATTGCAAGGTCAGAAATGGGAAAGTATTCCATGGAAGAAGCTCCAGGTTGGGGATCTGGTTAGG ATTAAGCAGGATGGATTTTTTCCAGCAGATATCTTGTTCCTTGCTAGTTCCAATCCAGATGGTGTCTGTTACATTGAG ACTGCAAATCTTGATGGAGAGACAAATTTGAAGATCAGGAAAGCCCTTGAAAGGACTTGGGATTACTTGCATCCTGATAAAGCTGCTGAATTTGAAG gggaaatacaatgcgagCAACCAAATAACTCATTGTACACTTTCACTGGCAATCTTATCACCCAGAAGCAAACATTGCCTCTTTCCCCAAATCAAATTCTCCTGCGA GGATGCAGCCTCCGAAATACAGAATACATTGTTGGAGCTGTTGTATTTACTGGACATGAAACAAAG GTTATGATGAACTCTATGAATGTCCCTTCCAAAAGAAGCACCTTGGAGAGGAAATTGGACAAACTCATACTCACTTTATTTGGTGTCCTCTTCCTCATGTGTTTTATTGGAGCGATTGGCAG TGGTATATTTATCAACCGCAAGTACTACTACTTAGGTCTTAGAGAAGGTGTCGAAGATCAATTTAATCCCAGCAACAGATTTGTG GTTGCCATTCTCACCATGTTTACCCTTATTACGTTGTACTCAACCATTATACCTATCTCTCTTTATGTTTCAATTGAG ATGATCAAATTCATTCAGTCCACTCAGTTCATCAATAAGGATTTACATATGTATCATATTGAAAGCAACACCCCTGCATTGGCACGGACATCCAATCTGAATGAGGAACTTGGACAG GTGGAGTACATATTCTCTGATAAGACAGGAACCTTGACAAGGAACCTGATGGAGTTCTTTAAATGTTCAATTGGTGGAGAGGTGTATGGAACTGGGATCACTGAAATAGAAAGAGGAGCGGCTCAGCGGAATGGTTTGAACATCGATGAG GTAAAAAAGTCAGCTGCAGCAGTGCATGAGAAGGGTTTCAATTTTGACGATGCTAGGCTTATGCGTGGTGGTTGGAGAAATGAAAGCAACGCTGAGACTTGCAAG GAGTTCTTCAGATGCCTTGCAATATGTCATACTGTGCTTCCTGAAGGTGATGAATCCCCAGAGAAGATCACATATCAGGCTGCATCTCCAGATGAGGCTGCTTTGGTTACTGCTGCAAAAAACTTTGGCTTCTTCTTTTATAG GCGTACACCAACTATGATCAAGGTTCGTGAATCACATGTGGAGAAGATGGGTAAAGTTCAAGATATCCAATACGAGATTCTAAATGTTTTGGAGTTCAACAG TACAAGAAAACGCCAGTCCGTCATATGTCGCTATCCAAATGGAAGGCTTgttttgtattgcaag GGCGCTGATACTGTCATCTATGAAAGATTGGTGGATGGAGACAATAACTTAAAGAAAGTAACCAGGGCGCATTTGGAGCAGTTTGGGTCTTCTGGTTTACGTACGCTTTGTCTTGCCTACAAGGATTTGAGTAGTGAGTGGTATGAAAGCTGGAATGAGAAATTTATCCAAGCCAAGTCATCTTTGCGAGACCGTGAAAAGAAATTGGATGAG GTGTCAGAACTGATAGAGAAGGATCTTATATTGATCGGATCCACTGCTATAGAAGACAAACTTCAGGAAGGAGTGCCATCTTGTATAGAGACTCTTTCTAGAGCTGGTATAAAGATTTGGGTTCTGACAGGGGACAAGATGGAAACAGCGATAAATATAGCCTATG CCTGTAATTTGATCAACAATGACATGAAACAATTTACCATCAGTTCTGAAACTGATGCAATTAGAGAGGTCGAGAGTCGG GGTGATCAAGTGGAGATTGCACGCGTTCTCAGAGACTGGGTGAAACAAGAGTTAAAAAAATGCATGGATGATGCTCAACACTACCTGCATACTGTATCTCGGCCTAAATTGGCACTTATAATTGATGGAAAgtgtttgatgtatgcattggatCCCACTTTACGAGTAACTCTGCTCAACTTGAGCTTGAATTGCACTTCTGTAGTTTGCTGTCGAGTTTCTCCACTGCAAAAAGCGCAG GTGACTAGCTTGGTCAAGAAAGGTGCCCGAAAGATCACACTTAGTATTGGCGATGGTGCTAATGATGTGAGCATGATTCAAGCTGCTCATGTTGGCGTCGGCATAAGTGGGCTGGAAGGAATGCAAGCAGTCATGGCTAGTGATTTCGCGATTGCTCAGTTCCGCTTCCTTACTGATTTGCTTCTAGTGCATGGGCGATGGTCATATCTAAGATTATGCAAG GTTGTAACATACTTCTTTTACAAGAATCTTACTTTCACATTGACTCAGTTTTGGTTCACGTTCCAGACTGGTTTCTCTGGTCAGAGATTTTATGATGATTGGTTTCAGTCCTTGTATAATGTTATTTTTACAGCACTACCTGTGATTATTCTTGGCCTATTTGACAAG GACGTGAGTGCTACTCTATCCAAGAAGTACCCGCAGCTATACAAGGAGGGAATAAGAAACACGTTCTTCAAATGGAGAGTTGTGGCAGTGTGGGCTTTCTTTTCCGTATTTCAATCCTTGGTCCTCTATCATTCTACAGTCGCTGCCAGTCGCAGCAGCCTCAATACTTCAGGCAAGATGATTGGCCTTTGGGACGTCAGTACAATGGCCTTCACCTGTGTGGTAGTGACTGTCAACCTTCGCCTGCTAATGGCCTGTAATTTGATCACAAGGTGGCATCATATAAGTATTGGAGGGAGCATTCTAGCATGGTTTATTTTCATCTTCATCTACTCTGGAATAATGACCCCATATGATAGACAG GATTCAAAGATGGCTTTTCCCCTACGACTATCAGATTATTCAGGAAATCCAcaaaaatga